In Candidatus Methylarchaceae archaeon HK02M2, the genomic window CACTGATCAGGTTAAGTCTTTGGAACTCTTTGAAACCCCTCCAAATGGCACAGAGCAACGCTCCACTGGCCATTGGCACTATCACGTGATCAGGAGCTTGCCATCCAAGTTGCTCGCAGATCTCAAATGCCAAAGTTTTCGATCCCTCTACATAGTATGGTCGAATGTTTATATTCACAAACGACCAGTCATATGCCTCTGAAGCCTGAGCTGCAAGCCGGTTTGCATCATCGTAAGTTCCATTAACGGCCACAATTCTAGCACCATAAATCGTTGCCTGTAAGATTTTATTGAGTTCGATATTCGCTGGAATGAAAACATAGCAAGGCAACCCAACTTTGGCCGCATGCGCTGCAGTAGCGGCAGCTAGATTGCCGGTTGAAGCGCACCCGACAGCCTTGGCTCGAAATTCAAGAGCCTTAGATACAGCAACAGTAGCCGGTCTGTCTTTAAATGAGTAAGTTGGATTGACCGTATCGTTCTTGATATACAGTCTTCTTAATCCGAATACCTCAGCCAGTCGATCACACTTATGTAAGATAGTGTAACCAGCACCCAAATCTACAATTTTTCTTTTATTCTGGACGGGTAAGAGTTCAAAATATCGCCAAACCGTTTTAGGTCTTTTCTCAAACGATTTCCTGTCAAGCTCTATAGAGTCATAGTTATAGGTTACATCAAGTGGACCGAAACATTCCTCACAAGTATAAATCTTGGTTGGGGGATACTCTCTACCGCACTCTCTGCACTTGAGACCTCTTATGTATTCAAGTCTTCCAATACTTTGTATAACCATGTTATAACATAATAAATTAATATTCTTTTAATATTTTCTTGTTAATATTATTCCTATTGGAATTAATAATATTTCTTACTCGGAGTAGAATAGGCCTACAAAACAATATTATTTTTATGATGTTTGTGTTTGTATTTTCCTTTTTTGTAAGCCCGAAATATGTGATTGTTTGTGTTTGTACAGTATATTGATATATATTCTATTTGGAATAAAAATTACAAAAAGATATATATGGATTATAACTATGTTATAGCTGAATAAAGGAGGTTGAAAACGTTTAATCAGGATTGCCGGGGTGGCCGAGTGGTTAGGCGACAGGCTGCAGATAGCTCAGTATGTAGAGACCTGTTCTATGCAGGTTCGAATCCTGCCCCCGGCTCATGTTATGCATAGGATTCTCTTCCTGATGGTGGTGATATTATGACTGAAAAGTCCGTAGAGGTAACTTTTAAGGCATTGTTTGCTTTGATCGACTTAAGACAGATTTTTAGAGAAACAAAACCGATGTATCAATTAAGTACTGAACAGAAAGAGAAGGTCAAGAAGATTATTGGAGAAGTAAGACAAAGTATAGATATCATTGAAAAGGAGCTGATAACATGAGAGAGATAATAGATGATTTAGAAACAAGGGCAATAGAAGAGCTTTTCATAAATATTAACCCAATTCAACCCGGTGGTAGACTGACCCCAGAAGCCATGAAAGCTCTGATAGCTTATGGAGACGGTTATTCAACTTGTGATTGGTGTGGAAAACCTTTTAGGCTTGACAAGATCCGAAGGCCCCCTATAGACGAGTTTCATATAGAACTAGCAAAATTCTTGGGAATGGATCAGGCCAGGGTTGTCCCTGGAGCAAGAAGAGGTTTTCAAGCTGTTGTTTCTTCAATAATCGAAAAGGGAGATTCTGTGATTGTCTCTGCATTGGCACATTATACAGAATTTTTAGCTATAGAAGCTTCGAGAGGAGTTGTCAAGGAAGTCCCTTTAAACGAGAATAATGTAATTACAGGTGAAAACACAGCCAAAAAGATAGAGGAAGTGAGGAAAGAGACTGGTGCACTTCCCAAACTGATCATAATGGACCATTTTGATTACATGTTAGGGAATGAACACGACGTGTATGGAATAGCTCGAGTTGCGAAGGATTATGACATCCCTTTTCTGTATAACGGCGCCTATTCAATAGGGTTAATGCCTGTAAAGGGGAAAGAGATCGGGGCCGACTTTCTAGTAGGCTCAGGGCACAAAAGTTTTGCCTCATCCGCACCTTCTGGAATCTTGGCAACTACTGAAGAATGGGCAGAAAAAATTTTTAGAACGACAAAGATGGTTGGTGATGTGACAAAACGTAAATTTGGAATTAAAGAAGTCGAGATGATGGGTTGTACATTGATGGGTGCCAATTTAATTTCCATGATGGCAAGTTTTCCTAAAATTAAAGAGCGAGTTGAACGTTGGGATGAAGAACTTGATAAGACCAACTATTTTTTCAAGGAATTTTTAAGGATTAAAGGAAACAAAGTTCT contains:
- a CDS encoding threonine synthase; the protein is MVIQSIGRLEYIRGLKCRECGREYPPTKIYTCEECFGPLDVTYNYDSIELDRKSFEKRPKTVWRYFELLPVQNKRKIVDLGAGYTILHKCDRLAEVFGLRRLYIKNDTVNPTYSFKDRPATVAVSKALEFRAKAVGCASTGNLAAATAAHAAKVGLPCYVFIPANIELNKILQATIYGARIVAVNGTYDDANRLAAQASEAYDWSFVNINIRPYYVEGSKTLAFEICEQLGWQAPDHVIVPMASGALLCAIWRGFKEFQRLNLISDLKTRITGAQPSGCSPITNAYKDNTFDVKPIEHPSTIAKSLAIGDPGDGFYALNAIRESGGVGESVTDIEILNAIQLLAKTEGIFAEPAGGVTVAVLKKLVELGEISPDEEVVCCVTGNGFKAAETILDHIPEPFVIEPNLESLEKIIRQGDIKNE
- the pscS gene encoding O-phospho-L-seryl-tRNA:Cys-tRNA synthase, whose product is MREIIDDLETRAIEELFININPIQPGGRLTPEAMKALIAYGDGYSTCDWCGKPFRLDKIRRPPIDEFHIELAKFLGMDQARVVPGARRGFQAVVSSIIEKGDSVIVSALAHYTEFLAIEASRGVVKEVPLNENNVITGENTAKKIEEVRKETGALPKLIIMDHFDYMLGNEHDVYGIARVAKDYDIPFLYNGAYSIGLMPVKGKEIGADFLVGSGHKSFASSAPSGILATTEEWAEKIFRTTKMVGDVTKRKFGIKEVEMMGCTLMGANLISMMASFPKIKERVERWDEELDKTNYFFKEFLRIKGNKVLSEMPRKHTLTKVDTIESYDKIAQTHKRRGYFFSDELKNRKIVGEFVGATKTWKMNTYGLTWDQVIYLAQAFVDIARKYNINVA